From one Rattus norvegicus strain BN/NHsdMcwi chromosome 7, GRCr8, whole genome shotgun sequence genomic stretch:
- the Or8s8 gene encoding olfactory receptor Olr1108: MARSNHSGITEFVLTGLSDDPLIQALLFALFLGIYILTMTGNLMMLVVIRADSHLHTPMYYFLSNLSFLDLCFSSVTVPKLLKDLLSAKKSISVEGCLAQVFFVFITAGTEAFLLSMMAYDRYAAVCHPLLYGQMMSNELCLKLVLLSWGLASLSSVVIVLLAVNLDFCEAYTIHHYTCELPSLFPLSCSDISINVDVLICSTLLHGLGTFLPIFFSYARIVSTVLSMKSTTGRSKAFNTCSSHLIAVVLFFGSGLVRYLMPTSGSSLDLLSSLQYSAVTPMLNPLIYSLKNQEVKTAVKRTLGKCLRYLE; the protein is encoded by the coding sequence ATGGCCCGGAGCAACCACAGCGGCATCACGGAGTTCGTGCTCACCGGGCTCTCTGACGACCCCCTGATCCAGGCTCTACTTTTTGCTCTGTTCCTGGGGATTTACATCCTCACCATGACCGGGAACCTGATGATGCTGGTGGTGATCAGGGCTGACTCCCACCTCCACACGCCCATGTACTACTTCTTAAGCAACCTGTCGTTCCTGGATCTCTGCTTCTCATCCGTCACGGTTCCGAAGCTGCTGAAGGACCTCCTGTCTGCGAAGAAAAGCATCTCTGTGGAGGGCTGCCTGGCTCAGGTCTTCTTCGTGTTCATCACCGCGGGAACGGAAGCCTTTCTTCTTTCAATGATGGCGTATGACCGATACGCTGCTGTCTGCCACCCGCTGCTCTACGGGCAGATGATGAGCAACGAACTCTGCCTGAAGCTGGTTCTGCTCTCCTGGGGCCTGGCCTCTCTCAGTTCAGTAGTCATTGTGCTCTTGGCTGTGAACCTGGACTTCTGTGAGGCCTACACCATTCACCACTACACGTGCGagctcccctctctctttcctctctcttgctcCGATATCTCCATCAACGTTGACGTCTTGATCTGCTCCACCTTGCTGCATGGGCTGGGAACCTTTCTCCCGATCTTCTTCTCTTACGCACGCATCGTATCCACCGTGCTGAGCATGAAGTCCACCACGGGGAGAAGCAAGGCCTTTAACACTTGCTCTTCTCACCTCATAGCCGTGGTCTTGTTTTTTGGGTCGGGCTTGGTTCGTTATCTTATGCCCACGTCTGGTTCTTCTCTGGACTTGCTCTCTTCCTTGCAGTACAGCGCGGTCACGCCCATGCTGAATCCCCTCATCTATAGCCTGAAGAACCAGGAGGTGAAGACCGCTGTGAAAAGGACATTAGGGAAATGCCTGCGATACTTGGAGTAA